In Actinomadura citrea, a single window of DNA contains:
- a CDS encoding response regulator, with amino-acid sequence MRTEPTAVRVVLAEDGVLLREGLAGLLARFGFDVVAAVDDAEALLAAVAEHRPDLVVTDIRMPPDFSDEGLRAAVRLRRADPGLAVVALSQYVELSYAADLLDSGDGRRVGYLLKDRVVDVADFVAALRQVLDGGTVVDAQVIRQLIGRRRDPLAALSPREHEVLALIAEGHSNAAIARRLVVTDATVGKHVRSILAKLDLPQTDDTHRRVLAVLTYLRGRPPATGPA; translated from the coding sequence TTGCGAACCGAACCGACCGCCGTCCGGGTAGTCCTCGCCGAGGACGGTGTCCTGCTGCGGGAGGGCCTGGCCGGGCTGCTCGCCAGGTTCGGCTTCGACGTCGTCGCCGCGGTCGACGACGCCGAGGCCCTGCTCGCGGCCGTCGCCGAGCACCGTCCCGACCTGGTCGTCACCGACATCCGGATGCCGCCGGACTTCTCCGACGAGGGACTGCGCGCCGCCGTGCGGCTGCGGCGCGCCGACCCGGGCCTCGCGGTGGTGGCGCTCAGCCAGTACGTCGAACTGAGCTACGCAGCCGACCTGCTGGACTCCGGCGACGGCCGCCGGGTCGGCTACCTGCTCAAGGACCGGGTGGTGGACGTCGCCGACTTCGTCGCCGCGCTGCGCCAGGTCCTCGACGGCGGCACGGTGGTGGACGCGCAGGTCATCCGGCAGCTCATCGGCCGCCGCCGGGACCCGCTCGCGGCGCTGTCCCCGCGCGAGCACGAGGTGCTCGCCCTGATCGCCGAAGGACACTCCAACGCCGCCATCGCCCGGCGGCTGGTCGTCACCGACGCGACCGTGGGCAAGCACGTCCGCAGCATCCTGGCCAAGCTCGACCTCCCCCAGACCGATGACACGCACCGCAGGGTCCTCGCCGTCCTGACCTACCTCCGCGGCCGTCCCCCCGCCACGGGCCCCGCGTGA
- a CDS encoding SGNH/GDSL hydrolase family protein: protein MRRKLPARMAAPLAGITAAALIGGLGYAWPRPAPAAAQAASHRSTGWSQSWGAAMQRPIAGGEDEGPNWSVEGFGDHSLRQVVRLSAGGAKVRIRLSNRYGTRPLPVAAAAVARSAGGAQAWPGTTAALTFGGARSVTVAPGAEIVGDPVPLTTAPLEKLAVTLRFTGATGPATFHRFTTQPAYRASGDHLSDEGGGAYTSSTDALYYLAGVEVTGGNGAGTVVAFGDSLIDGVGAAPGADARLPDALAERLAAGRDPLGVVNAGIGGNRLRHDSACGGEKATARFARDVLDRPGVRAVIVHLGANDIRDTPGDPCLRPGGPATAAQVIAAQRQLIRAARARGLKVVGTTILPMKGALFPVWTPQVEKNRDAVNHWIRTSGSYDAVLDADRIMADPADPDRPRLSYVYQDGLHPNDAGYQAMARGVDLRALR, encoded by the coding sequence ATGAGACGAAAGCTCCCCGCGCGGATGGCCGCGCCCCTGGCCGGCATCACCGCGGCAGCGCTGATCGGCGGGCTCGGATACGCCTGGCCCCGTCCCGCCCCGGCCGCGGCGCAGGCGGCGTCCCACCGGTCCACGGGCTGGTCGCAGAGCTGGGGCGCGGCGATGCAGCGCCCGATCGCCGGCGGCGAGGACGAGGGGCCGAACTGGTCGGTGGAAGGCTTCGGCGACCACTCGCTGCGCCAGGTCGTCCGGCTCAGCGCGGGCGGCGCGAAGGTGCGGATCCGGCTGTCCAACCGGTACGGGACCCGGCCCCTGCCGGTCGCCGCCGCGGCCGTCGCCCGCTCGGCGGGCGGCGCCCAGGCATGGCCGGGCACCACGGCGGCGCTGACCTTCGGCGGGGCGCGGTCCGTCACCGTGGCGCCGGGCGCCGAGATCGTCGGTGATCCGGTGCCGCTGACCACCGCGCCGCTGGAGAAGCTGGCGGTCACGCTGCGGTTCACCGGCGCGACGGGGCCCGCGACCTTCCACCGCTTCACCACCCAGCCCGCCTACCGCGCCTCCGGCGACCACCTGTCCGACGAGGGCGGCGGCGCCTACACCAGCTCCACCGACGCGCTGTACTACCTGGCGGGCGTGGAGGTCACCGGCGGGAACGGCGCGGGCACGGTGGTCGCCTTCGGCGACTCGCTCATCGACGGCGTCGGAGCCGCGCCCGGCGCCGACGCGCGGCTGCCGGACGCGCTGGCCGAGCGCCTGGCCGCCGGCCGCGACCCGCTCGGCGTCGTCAACGCGGGCATCGGCGGCAACCGCCTGCGGCACGACTCGGCGTGCGGCGGGGAGAAGGCCACCGCCCGGTTCGCCCGCGACGTCCTGGACCGTCCCGGCGTGCGGGCGGTGATCGTCCACCTGGGCGCCAACGACATCCGCGACACCCCCGGCGACCCCTGCCTGCGGCCGGGCGGACCGGCGACCGCCGCGCAGGTCATCGCCGCCCAACGGCAGCTGATCCGCGCCGCCCGGGCCCGCGGCCTCAAGGTCGTCGGGACGACCATCCTCCCGATGAAGGGCGCCCTCTTCCCCGTTTGGACGCCCCAGGTGGAGAAGAACCGCGACGCCGTCAACCACTGGATCCGGACCAGCGGTTCCTACGACGCGGTCCTGGACGCCGACCGCATCATGGCCGACCCCGCCGACCCCGACCGCCCGCGGCTCTCGTATGTGTACCAGGACGGTCTGCACCCCAACGACGCGGGCTACCAGGCCATGGCACGCGGCGTCGACCTGCGGGCCCTGCGTTGA
- a CDS encoding sensor histidine kinase, with protein sequence MPNDPPPTLLAAMGRRGFLLTAWPWRAAGYLLSTVAVVVAAGLPLLLLGMPLLLAAASDAALGERALPAVLGLLLVAGLGPAATIPLTGVERRRLRMVDVRPAGPGHRRPPERGVLPWLRTRYTEPVTWRALGYFLLLSAAVPVLYAALLSALAFEFGAVAAPLILLGGDGPMVLGPVTIADAEAALPYAVAGLALLPAVPYLLALVAGAQGALARALLRHGSGERLQAELVEVARSRARLVDAFEAERRRIERDLHDGAQQRLLSLTLKLGIARVDLPPGSPAADSVADAHAEAKRLMTELRELVHGIHPRVLTDRGLAAALGELADRSPLAVTVEADLPGRPPRQVESTAYFAAAEALTNAAKHSGADRAAVSARLAGGVLTVEVADDGAGGADPARGTGLTGLADRVAVIDGRLLVSSPAGGPTLVRVELPCEPNRPPSG encoded by the coding sequence GTGCCGAACGACCCGCCGCCCACCCTGCTGGCCGCGATGGGACGCCGCGGGTTCCTGCTGACGGCCTGGCCTTGGCGCGCCGCCGGCTACCTGCTGTCGACCGTGGCCGTCGTGGTCGCGGCGGGCCTGCCGCTGCTGCTGCTCGGCATGCCGCTGCTCCTGGCCGCCGCCTCGGACGCCGCTCTCGGCGAGCGGGCGCTGCCCGCCGTCCTCGGCCTCCTGCTGGTCGCCGGGCTCGGGCCGGCGGCGACCATCCCGCTGACCGGGGTGGAACGGCGCCGGCTCCGCATGGTGGACGTCCGCCCGGCGGGACCGGGGCATCGGCGGCCGCCCGAGCGGGGCGTCCTGCCGTGGCTCCGCACCCGCTACACCGAGCCGGTCACCTGGCGCGCACTCGGCTACTTCCTGCTGCTGTCCGCCGCCGTCCCCGTCCTGTACGCGGCGCTGCTGTCCGCGCTGGCCTTCGAGTTCGGCGCCGTGGCCGCCCCGCTGATCCTGCTCGGCGGCGACGGACCGATGGTGCTCGGCCCGGTGACGATCGCCGACGCGGAGGCCGCGCTGCCCTACGCGGTCGCGGGGCTGGCGCTGCTGCCCGCCGTCCCGTACCTGCTGGCCCTGGTCGCCGGGGCGCAGGGCGCGCTCGCCCGGGCGCTGCTGCGCCACGGCTCCGGTGAACGGCTCCAGGCCGAGCTGGTCGAGGTCGCGCGGTCCCGGGCCCGGCTGGTCGACGCGTTCGAGGCCGAGCGCCGCCGCATCGAGCGCGACCTGCACGACGGCGCCCAGCAGCGACTGCTCTCGCTCACCCTGAAGCTCGGGATCGCCCGCGTGGACCTGCCTCCCGGCTCACCGGCGGCCGACAGCGTCGCGGACGCCCACGCGGAGGCCAAACGGCTCATGACCGAGCTGCGGGAACTCGTCCACGGGATCCACCCCCGCGTCCTCACCGACCGGGGCCTGGCGGCGGCGCTGGGCGAGCTGGCCGACCGGTCCCCGCTCGCGGTCACCGTCGAGGCGGACCTGCCCGGACGGCCGCCCCGCCAGGTCGAGAGCACGGCCTACTTCGCCGCCGCCGAGGCGCTCACCAACGCCGCCAAGCACAGCGGCGCCGACCGGGCCGCGGTGTCCGCGCGCCTGGCCGGCGGAGTCCTCACCGTGGAGGTCGCCGACGACGGCGCGGGCGGCGCCGACCCGGCCCGCGGCACCGGGCTGACCGGCCTCGCCGACCGGGTGGCGGTGATCGACGGCAGACTGCTCGTGTCGAGCCCCGCCGGGGGCCCGACCCTCGTCCGTGTGGAGCTCCCTTGCGAACCGAACCGACCGCCGTCCGGGTAG